A single window of Symphalangus syndactylus isolate Jambi chromosome 4, NHGRI_mSymSyn1-v2.1_pri, whole genome shotgun sequence DNA harbors:
- the TSPAN14 gene encoding tetraspanin-14 isoform X1 produces the protein MHYYRYSNAKVSCWYKYLLFSYNIIFWLAGVVFLGVGLWAWSEKGVLSDLTKVTRMHGIDPVVLVLMVGVVMFTLGFAGCVGALRENICLLNFFCGTIVLIFFLELAVAVLAFLFQDWVRDRFREFFESNIKSYRDDIDLQNLIDSLQKANQCCGAYGPEDWDLNVYFNCSGASYSREKCGVPFSCCVPDPAQKVVNTQCGYDVRIQLKSKWDESIFTKGCIQALESWLPRNIYIVAGVFIAISLLQIFGIFLARTLISDIEAVKAGHHF, from the exons TTGGCTGGAGTTGTCTTCCTTGGAGTCGGGCTGTGGGCATGGAGCGAAAAG ggTGTGCTGTCCGACCTCACCAAAGTGACCCGGATGCATGGAATCGACCCTGTGGTGCTGGTCCTGATGGTGGGCGTGGTGATGTTCACCCTGGGGTTCGCCGGCTGCGTGGGGGCTCTGCGGGAGAATATCTGCCTGCTCAACTTT TTCTGTGGCACCATCGTGCTCATCTTCTTCCTGGAGCTGGCTGTGGCGGTGCTGGCCTTCCTGTTCCAGGACTGGGTGAGGGACCGGTTCCGGGAGTTCTTCGAGAGCAACATCAAGTCCTACCGGGACGATATCGACCTGCAGAACCTCATCGACTCCCTTCAGAAAGCT AACCAGTGCTGTGGCGCATATGGCCCTGAAGACTGGGACCTCAACGTCTACTTCAATTGCAGTGGTGCCAGCTACAGCCGAGAGAAGTGTGGGGTCCCCTTCTCCTGCTGCGTGCCAGATCCTGCG CAAAAAGTTGTGAACACACAGTGTGGATATGATGTCAGGATTCAG CTGAAGAGCAAGTGGGATGAGTCCATCTTCACAAAAGGCTGCATCCAGGCGCTGGAAAGCTGGCTCCCGCGGAACATTTACATTGTGGCTGGCGTCTTCATCGCCATCTCGCTGTTGCAG ATATTTGGCATCTTCCTGGCGAGGACCCTGATCTCAGACATCGAGGCAGTGAAGGCCGGCCATCACTTCTGA